A region from the Lysobacter antibioticus genome encodes:
- a CDS encoding flavin-dependent oxidoreductase encodes MTTATQTDIVIAGAGIGGLTTALALHAQGIERVVVLESANEIRPLGVGINVQPAAIAQLFALGLGEAIAATGIATRELRYLDHAGTTLWTEPRGLAAGDPYPQYAIHRGELQMLLLAAVRERLGADTVRTGLRLQDFEHTRTGIRVHAQDRGNGGSTVSFEATALVGADGLHSAVRARLHPDRCELLPARIQMWRGLTEVDEFLDGRSMIVANDDRSTRLIAYPCSARHAQHGRALINWVCMVPDVAQDLTREASWDCSGQLKDVLPYFADWNFGWLDVPDLLSRSTQILEYPMVDRDPLPHWGIGRATLLGDAAHLMYPVGANGASQAILDAVCLAHELGDNSDTVEALQRYEAVRRPPTTAIVQANRDRDTAERAIATRPDPEKTAALATITSSYRSIVDRSHVR; translated from the coding sequence ATGACCACCGCTACGCAAACCGACATCGTCATCGCCGGCGCAGGGATCGGCGGCCTGACGACCGCGCTGGCCTTGCACGCGCAGGGCATCGAACGAGTCGTGGTGCTCGAGAGCGCCAACGAAATCCGCCCGCTCGGCGTCGGCATCAATGTCCAGCCCGCCGCCATCGCCCAATTGTTCGCGCTCGGCCTCGGCGAGGCGATCGCCGCGACCGGTATCGCCACCCGCGAGCTGCGCTATCTGGACCACGCCGGCACCACGCTGTGGACCGAACCGCGCGGTCTGGCCGCCGGCGATCCGTATCCGCAATACGCTATCCACAGAGGCGAGTTGCAGATGCTGCTGCTGGCGGCCGTGCGCGAGCGGCTCGGCGCCGACACCGTCCGCACCGGCCTGCGCCTGCAGGACTTCGAACACACCCGCACCGGCATCCGCGTCCACGCCCAGGACCGCGGCAACGGCGGCTCGACGGTTTCCTTCGAGGCCACCGCCCTGGTCGGCGCCGACGGACTGCACTCGGCCGTGCGCGCCCGTCTGCATCCCGACCGCTGTGAGTTGCTGCCCGCCAGGATCCAGATGTGGCGCGGCCTGACCGAAGTCGACGAATTTCTCGACGGCCGCAGCATGATCGTCGCCAACGACGATCGCTCCACCCGCCTGATCGCCTACCCCTGCTCGGCGCGCCATGCCCAGCACGGCCGGGCGCTGATCAATTGGGTTTGCATGGTGCCCGACGTCGCCCAGGACCTCACCCGCGAGGCGAGTTGGGACTGCTCGGGCCAGCTCAAGGACGTATTGCCCTACTTCGCCGACTGGAATTTCGGTTGGCTCGATGTCCCCGATCTGCTTTCGCGCAGCACCCAGATCCTCGAATACCCGATGGTCGATCGCGACCCGCTGCCGCACTGGGGCATCGGCCGGGCGACCCTGCTCGGCGACGCCGCCCATCTGATGTACCCGGTCGGCGCCAACGGCGCCTCGCAGGCCATCCTCGATGCGGTCTGCCTGGCCCACGAACTCGGCGACAACAGCGACACCGTCGAGGCGTTGCAGCGCTACGAAGCGGTCCGGCGCCCGCCGACCACCGCGATCGTCCAGGCCAATCGCGACCGCGATACCGCCGAGCGCGCCATCGCCACCCGCCCCGACCCGGAAAAAACCGCCGCGCTTGCGACGATCACGAGCTCCTACCGCAGCATCGTCGATCGCTCGCACGTCCGGTGA
- a CDS encoding flavin-containing monooxygenase yields MIDNDKTHFDAIVIGTGFAGIYMLHKLRNELGLKVRAFDKASGVGGTWYWNKYPGARADTESFVYRYSFDKETSEGWDWRNRYVDQPEMLGYLQAVVDRHGLAKDIQLKTGIDSAVFDEVRHVWTLTTSTGELFTTRYLVNAVGVLSKIVIPQIPGRDKFQGQIVHTGAWPADLSLEGKRVGVIGTGSTGVQFICAASKLARHLTVFQRSAQFCVPAGSRQVSEAYVAEYKNNFEQIWDGIRNSRIACGFEESGVSAMSVSEEERQKVFEHHWEIGNGFRFMFGTFSDIAVDPAANQAASDFIRAKIRQIVKDPDTARKLCPTDLYAKRPVCTNDYYETYNLPNVSLVSLPENPIKELTANGVLTEDGVEHKLDLLVFATGFETVEGSYNQMEIRGRGGETLQHHWKDAPSSYLGVATAGFPNMFMVLGPNSAFSNLPPSIESQVEWIGELIGWAEGESTPVIETTREAEEAWTATCKEIAAYTLFPKVKSWIFGENIAGKSSRVLFYFGGLAGYRAKLREVADADYEGFILHSDPSSMVA; encoded by the coding sequence GTGATCGACAATGACAAGACCCACTTCGATGCGATCGTAATCGGCACCGGATTCGCAGGCATCTATATGCTGCACAAGCTGCGCAACGAGCTAGGCCTCAAGGTCCGCGCCTTCGACAAGGCCAGCGGCGTCGGCGGCACCTGGTACTGGAACAAGTACCCGGGCGCGCGCGCCGACACCGAAAGCTTCGTCTACCGTTATTCCTTCGACAAGGAAACCTCGGAAGGCTGGGACTGGCGCAACCGCTATGTCGACCAGCCCGAGATGCTCGGCTACCTGCAGGCGGTCGTCGACCGCCACGGCCTGGCCAAGGACATCCAGTTGAAGACCGGCATCGATAGCGCCGTGTTCGACGAAGTCCGCCATGTCTGGACCCTGACCACCAGCACCGGCGAGCTGTTCACGACCCGCTATCTGGTCAACGCGGTCGGCGTGCTGTCGAAGATCGTGATCCCGCAAATCCCGGGGCGCGACAAGTTCCAGGGCCAGATCGTGCACACCGGCGCGTGGCCGGCGGACCTGTCGCTGGAAGGCAAGCGGGTCGGCGTGATCGGCACCGGCTCGACCGGCGTGCAGTTCATCTGCGCCGCCTCCAAGCTCGCCCGGCACTTGACCGTGTTCCAGCGTTCGGCGCAGTTCTGCGTGCCCGCCGGCAGCCGCCAGGTCAGCGAGGCCTACGTCGCCGAGTACAAGAACAACTTCGAGCAGATCTGGGACGGCATCCGCAACTCGCGCATCGCCTGCGGCTTCGAGGAAAGCGGCGTGTCGGCGATGAGCGTGTCGGAAGAAGAACGCCAGAAGGTGTTCGAACACCACTGGGAAATCGGCAACGGCTTCCGCTTCATGTTCGGCACCTTCTCCGACATCGCCGTCGACCCGGCCGCCAACCAGGCGGCCTCTGACTTCATCCGCGCCAAGATCCGCCAGATCGTCAAGGACCCGGACACCGCCCGCAAGCTGTGTCCGACCGACCTATACGCCAAGCGCCCGGTCTGCACCAACGACTACTACGAGACCTACAACCTGCCGAACGTGAGCCTGGTCAGCCTGCCGGAGAATCCGATCAAGGAACTCACCGCGAACGGCGTGCTGACCGAGGACGGCGTCGAGCACAAGCTCGACCTGCTGGTGTTCGCGACCGGTTTCGAAACGGTCGAAGGCAGCTATAACCAGATGGAGATCCGCGGCCGCGGCGGCGAAACCCTGCAGCACCACTGGAAGGACGCGCCGAGCAGCTACCTGGGCGTCGCCACCGCGGGCTTCCCGAACATGTTCATGGTGTTAGGCCCCAACAGCGCCTTCAGCAACCTGCCGCCGAGCATCGAGAGCCAGGTCGAGTGGATCGGCGAGCTGATCGGCTGGGCCGAAGGCGAGTCCACGCCGGTCATCGAGACCACCCGCGAGGCCGAGGAAGCCTGGACCGCCACCTGCAAGGAGATCGCCGCCTACACCTTGTTCCCGAAGGTCAAGTCGTGGATCTTCGGCGAGAACATCGCCGGCAAGAGCAGCCGCGTGCTGTTCTACTTCGGCGGCCTCGCCGGCTATCGCGCCAAGCTGCGCGAAGTGGCCGACGCCGACTACGAGGGCTTCATCCTGCACAGCGATCCCTCGTCGATGGTCGCCTGA
- a CDS encoding PAS domain-containing protein, translated as MAIAISSALSSMIEQMPGPCACKDQDSKFLYANTEFKALVGLEPDEDVDGLSDFDLPCEVASHVKTFREQDKYVMERQISITTLNVHRFKCAKWRAFLIVKKPFFDQETNIRGVLFHGTDITAINAGALGSYFGNIGPHQASISNLPQSGQAHADSDADIDMTRREYEVLFFLLRGGTSKRIAELLSISSRTVEQYIDVLKDKFEVLTKPDLIEKAICKGYLYVVPDTLFMKCSSKIIFQGTPPLSLMQPSNAPSYLPTN; from the coding sequence ATGGCAATCGCAATCAGTTCGGCGCTTTCTTCCATGATCGAGCAAATGCCCGGACCTTGCGCCTGCAAGGACCAGGATTCGAAATTCCTCTACGCCAACACCGAGTTCAAAGCCCTGGTCGGCCTGGAACCCGACGAGGACGTGGACGGGCTTTCGGATTTCGACCTGCCCTGCGAAGTCGCTTCGCACGTCAAGACCTTTCGCGAACAGGACAAGTACGTGATGGAGCGGCAGATCTCCATCACCACCTTGAACGTGCACCGCTTCAAGTGCGCGAAATGGCGAGCGTTCTTGATCGTCAAGAAGCCCTTCTTCGATCAGGAGACCAACATCCGCGGCGTGCTGTTCCACGGTACCGACATCACCGCGATCAACGCCGGCGCGCTCGGCTCCTATTTCGGCAACATCGGTCCGCACCAGGCCTCGATCAGCAACCTGCCGCAATCGGGGCAGGCCCATGCCGATTCGGACGCCGACATCGACATGACCCGCCGCGAGTACGAAGTGTTGTTCTTCCTGCTGCGCGGCGGCACCTCCAAGCGCATCGCCGAGTTGCTGTCGATCTCCTCGCGCACGGTCGAGCAATACATCGACGTGCTGAAGGACAAGTTCGAGGTACTGACCAAGCCCGACCTGATCGAAAAAGCCATCTGCAAGGGCTATCTGTACGTCGTCCCCGACACTTTGTTCATGAAGTGCTCGTCGAAGATCATCTTCCAGGGCACGCCGCCGCTGTCGCTGATGCAGCCTTCTAACGCTCCGTCTTACTTGCCCACGAACTGA
- a CDS encoding alpha/beta hydrolase translates to MPSLIPVGPYKQFTTAEGTVFPYYIVPFDKNGTCEGPLTRQHVLDHLDGHSDIFLFSHGWNNDWKAASERYASFVNGYIEQRRQLGLPAPAGYRPLLIGIFWPSQALSWFDSETGPGFAGAGDDVESGRQQMADIAAMLAPEQRERFHALSQTPGLSEAQSRELADLLASVLSPDDEDHDAAPASADDLLAAAASLTEAPPDFDDVGAVATPGAGGPAAAGGIGDALKKLDPRNLIKPFTVWQMKDRSGKVGSRGVSQLLAELLRRSQARIHLLGHSFGCKVVMSATASLPDGLRKVHSALLLQPAMSQYAFAAQVPETGRTGGYHRNLQRIERPVVATFSGRDIALTKTFHLALRRDHDLGEQPLAAGDSPSKYAALGGYGPQDSEQTLVDIKDPASAYDFGPGGRIVGVRGTRTIGGHGDISNASTWWLAHNLASSR, encoded by the coding sequence ATGCCATCGTTGATACCGGTTGGACCGTACAAGCAATTCACCACCGCCGAAGGCACGGTGTTTCCTTACTACATCGTGCCGTTCGACAAGAACGGCACCTGCGAAGGGCCGCTGACGCGTCAGCATGTGCTCGACCATCTGGATGGGCACAGCGACATCTTCCTGTTCTCACACGGCTGGAACAACGACTGGAAAGCCGCCAGCGAACGCTATGCGAGCTTCGTCAACGGCTATATCGAACAGCGCCGGCAACTCGGCCTGCCCGCTCCGGCCGGCTACCGGCCGCTGTTGATCGGCATCTTCTGGCCCAGCCAGGCCTTGTCGTGGTTCGACAGCGAAACCGGGCCTGGCTTCGCCGGCGCCGGCGACGATGTCGAAAGCGGCCGTCAACAGATGGCCGACATCGCCGCGATGCTGGCGCCCGAACAGCGCGAACGCTTCCACGCGCTCAGCCAGACTCCGGGCTTGTCCGAAGCGCAATCGCGCGAACTCGCCGATCTGCTGGCAAGCGTGCTGTCGCCCGACGACGAGGACCACGATGCCGCACCCGCCTCCGCCGACGACCTGCTCGCTGCAGCCGCCTCCTTGACCGAGGCGCCGCCGGATTTCGACGACGTCGGCGCCGTGGCGACGCCGGGCGCCGGCGGCCCGGCCGCCGCCGGCGGCATCGGCGATGCGCTGAAGAAACTCGACCCGCGCAACCTGATCAAGCCGTTCACGGTCTGGCAGATGAAGGACCGCTCCGGCAAGGTCGGCAGCCGCGGCGTATCGCAACTGCTGGCCGAGTTGCTGCGTCGTTCGCAGGCGCGCATCCACCTGCTCGGGCATTCCTTCGGTTGCAAGGTGGTGATGTCGGCCACCGCGTCGCTGCCGGACGGTCTGCGCAAGGTGCATTCGGCCCTGCTGTTGCAGCCGGCGATGTCGCAGTACGCCTTCGCCGCGCAGGTGCCGGAAACCGGCCGCACCGGCGGCTACCACCGCAACCTGCAGCGCATCGAACGGCCGGTGGTCGCGACCTTCAGCGGACGCGACATCGCCCTGACCAAGACCTTCCACCTGGCCTTGCGGCGCGACCACGACCTCGGCGAGCAGCCGCTCGCGGCCGGCGACTCGCCGAGCAAGTACGCGGCCCTGGGCGGCTACGGCCCGCAGGATTCGGAGCAGACCCTGGTCGACATCAAGGACCCGGCGAGCGCCTACGATTTCGGCCCCGGCGGCCGCATCGTCGGCGTACGCGGCACCCGCACCATCGGCGGCCACGGCGATATCAGCAACGCTTCGACCTGGTGGCTGGCGCACAACCTCGCCTCCAGCCGCTGA
- a CDS encoding CHAT domain-containing protein, producing the protein MNERTILSVDILDDDLIASVVRAPFPVHGGRALGRVKLRADQLPGLDTQTAVLARGRMVRDALRQHQGISGVLDSLSQTLPTQVRPLFVMLNPSEAELINWEMLCDSNEQFVALDPRWPIARIIDPINAPSRLPGELTTPVRLMAVISALGIADQRKEWELLRDAVLAARQTGLPVLLKLLVGDSALHTRIRDEIQQDPAGLADIEVAAIDETAARLTQRIRQWSPNILHFFCHGHAGSAGQWLELATANDHVQFAAHDPGTLAGSINLPSQDLVTLGASLGNPWLMVLNCCSSGQGGNGLQSMANQVVSAGFPAVVAMMEPVEANDAYEFTRAFYPEALAALLRARDELKQRASTTLEWTPIMFHARSAISQLGNRDAQASPEWSLPVLYVRGVEAQVFIRPLGIEQAKSDEFRIRAETTAWWLRTAGQQFSEAERIEALERTLAEKGVPRALWPSADGSFEHVGGQ; encoded by the coding sequence ATGAACGAGCGCACCATCCTCTCGGTCGATATCCTCGACGACGACCTGATCGCCAGCGTGGTGCGCGCACCGTTCCCGGTCCACGGCGGCCGCGCCCTGGGCCGGGTGAAACTGCGCGCCGACCAGTTGCCGGGCCTGGACACGCAGACCGCGGTGCTTGCGCGCGGGCGCATGGTCCGCGATGCCCTGCGTCAGCACCAGGGCATCTCCGGCGTGCTCGACAGCCTCAGCCAGACCTTGCCGACCCAGGTCCGGCCCTTGTTCGTCATGCTCAATCCGTCCGAGGCCGAGCTGATCAACTGGGAGATGCTGTGCGACAGCAACGAGCAGTTCGTGGCCCTCGACCCGCGCTGGCCGATCGCCCGCATCATCGATCCGATCAACGCACCGAGCCGCCTGCCCGGCGAACTGACTACGCCGGTGCGGCTGATGGCGGTGATCTCCGCGCTCGGCATCGCCGATCAGCGCAAGGAGTGGGAACTGCTGCGCGATGCGGTGCTGGCGGCGCGCCAAACCGGCCTGCCGGTGCTGCTGAAGCTGTTGGTCGGCGACTCCGCCCTGCACACACGCATCCGCGACGAAATACAGCAGGACCCGGCAGGCCTGGCCGACATCGAAGTGGCGGCGATCGACGAGACTGCGGCGCGGCTGACCCAACGCATCCGCCAGTGGTCGCCGAACATCCTGCATTTCTTCTGCCACGGCCACGCCGGCAGCGCCGGGCAGTGGCTGGAACTGGCCACCGCCAACGATCACGTGCAATTCGCCGCGCACGACCCCGGCACCCTCGCCGGCTCGATCAACCTGCCCTCGCAGGACCTGGTGACCCTCGGCGCGTCGCTCGGCAATCCCTGGCTGATGGTGCTGAACTGCTGCTCCAGCGGACAAGGCGGCAACGGCCTGCAGTCGATGGCCAACCAGGTCGTGTCGGCCGGCTTTCCGGCGGTGGTCGCGATGATGGAACCGGTCGAGGCCAACGACGCCTACGAGTTCACCCGCGCCTTCTATCCCGAGGCCCTAGCCGCGCTGCTGCGCGCGCGCGATGAACTCAAGCAGCGCGCCAGCACCACCCTGGAATGGACGCCGATCATGTTCCATGCGCGCAGCGCCATCTCTCAGCTCGGCAACCGCGACGCGCAGGCCTCGCCGGAGTGGTCGTTGCCGGTGCTGTACGTGCGCGGCGTCGAGGCCCAGGTCTTCATCCGTCCGCTCGGCATCGAGCAGGCCAAGTCCGACGAGTTCCGCATCCGCGCCGAAACCACGGCCTGGTGGCTGCGCACCGCCGGCCAACAGTTCAGCGAAGCCGAACGCATCGAAGCGCTGGAACGCACCCTGGCGGAAAAAGGCGTGCCCCGGGCGCTGTGGCCCTCCGCCGACGGGAGCTTCGAGCATGTCGGCGGACAATGA
- a CDS encoding phospholipase D-like domain-containing protein: MSERWTRKQVVSAIVATVLITVLLGWLAVNLAGPEKRLQRKPEHRYAVTDPQFRREMGVMLGPALLSGNHVVDLQNGDEIFPAMLKSIGTAQRTITFETYIYWSGEIGKQFSAALSERARAGVRVHVTIDWLGSSKMDSALLAQMQQAGVRVQRYRPIAWHSLDRINNRTHRKILVVDGATAFTGGVGVADQWLGHAQDPEHWRESHFMVRGPVAAQMQAAFSDNWIKTTGQVLNGAAYYPPLRPVGNMDAQMFLSSPAGGSDSMHLMYLMAIAAASQSIDLAAAYFVPDELILQALMTARHRGVRIRILVPGKHTDSDAVRLASKAGWEPLLLSGVEFYEYEPTMMHVKALIVDRHLVSVGSTNFDMRSLRLNDEASLNIFDSGFAERMTTVFEADLTQATPYTLAHWQDRPWTERFAEKFILPLKSQL; this comes from the coding sequence ATGTCTGAACGCTGGACTCGAAAGCAAGTCGTCTCGGCGATCGTCGCGACCGTTTTGATCACGGTCCTGCTGGGTTGGCTGGCGGTCAATCTGGCCGGGCCGGAAAAACGCCTTCAGCGCAAGCCCGAGCACCGCTACGCCGTGACCGACCCGCAGTTCCGCCGGGAGATGGGGGTGATGCTCGGGCCGGCGCTGCTGTCCGGCAACCATGTGGTCGATTTGCAGAACGGCGACGAGATCTTTCCGGCGATGCTGAAATCGATCGGCACGGCGCAACGCACGATCACCTTCGAAACCTACATCTATTGGTCCGGAGAGATCGGCAAACAGTTCAGCGCCGCGCTGTCGGAACGCGCACGCGCCGGCGTCCGCGTGCACGTCACCATCGACTGGCTCGGCAGCAGCAAGATGGACTCCGCCCTGCTCGCACAGATGCAACAGGCCGGCGTACGCGTGCAACGCTATCGGCCGATCGCCTGGCACAGCCTGGACCGCATCAACAACCGCACCCACCGCAAGATCCTGGTCGTGGACGGGGCGACCGCGTTCACCGGCGGCGTCGGCGTGGCCGATCAATGGCTCGGCCACGCGCAAGACCCCGAGCATTGGCGCGAAAGCCATTTCATGGTCCGCGGACCGGTGGCCGCGCAGATGCAGGCGGCCTTCAGCGACAACTGGATCAAGACCACCGGGCAGGTGCTGAACGGCGCAGCGTATTACCCGCCGCTGCGTCCGGTCGGCAACATGGATGCGCAGATGTTTCTCAGCTCGCCGGCCGGCGGCAGCGACAGCATGCACCTGATGTACCTCATGGCGATCGCCGCCGCCTCGCAGTCGATCGATCTGGCCGCGGCGTATTTCGTTCCAGACGAGCTGATCCTCCAGGCCTTGATGACGGCGCGCCATCGCGGGGTACGCATCCGCATTCTCGTCCCGGGCAAACACACCGACTCCGATGCCGTGCGCCTGGCGTCCAAGGCCGGCTGGGAGCCGTTGCTTCTCTCCGGAGTCGAGTTCTACGAGTACGAGCCGACGATGATGCACGTCAAGGCGCTGATCGTGGATCGGCACCTGGTGTCGGTCGGGTCGACGAATTTCGACATGCGCTCGCTGCGCCTGAACGACGAAGCCAGCCTCAACATCTTCGACAGCGGGTTCGCCGAACGGATGACCACCGTCTTCGAGGCCGATCTGACCCAGGCCACACCGTACACGCTCGCACATTGGCAGGATCGCCCGTGGACCGAGCGCTTCGCGGAAAAATTCATCCTGCCCCTGAAAAGCCAGCTGTGA
- a CDS encoding DUF1328 domain-containing protein → MLSYAVVFLVIALVAAVLGFTGIAGAASNIAWILFVVFLILAAVSFFRGRGPAA, encoded by the coding sequence ATGCTCAGCTACGCCGTAGTCTTCCTGGTCATCGCCCTGGTCGCGGCCGTCCTCGGCTTCACCGGCATCGCCGGCGCCGCCAGCAACATCGCCTGGATCCTGTTCGTCGTGTTCCTGATCCTGGCGGCGGTTTCGTTCTTCCGCGGCCGCGGCCCGGCAGCCTAG